The Archocentrus centrarchus isolate MPI-CPG fArcCen1 chromosome 5, fArcCen1, whole genome shotgun sequence genome contains the following window.
AtttctcaacctcacgcactagctcaggctccgcccccaccagagaggtgacattccatgtcccaatagtcagtctcgatagccggggatcagtctgccagggcctccacccttggccaccgcccaacaGACACTGCACCCGACACCTACGATGAAATATATATGTTgtaaaaagaatttaaaaagtgtatacatataataatgaagatggtgattattgcacttggtgaatgaatatggatattacacaatatagggtGATGTGTTTCGTAaatggggtccagagtggagcgtttcagaaatgcaccagcttgtgttctcatgtaaacgCTTGAAACCAGGATTTGGaaacgggtgactcgcacatgcgcactatggttgcgacggccagttttccGCAcgtgcgcaaattgataaacagcacttgcggattcacgagtgcttcttgtgcttttcttgtgtttttactgttttgtaatgcagcgttgtgtgcagcggcgatccaacctcattgtcagtccacacaaaacctctcacattggccattttgtaagtaatgaacaatttgccgcgcttCCTACTGTGTCCCTCCACACATGCGTgtcttgcataaacaagctttgcaaagagaaaaccaacgccaacttgtggcctggcatgggaactacatcgttttcatcgtttcacgcgTCATTGTACAAACACAGATTGTTTCTGTAACGgtatcgtgtaaacggaaggctgaaccgcatcaaaacaacaccatttccagtggaaacggcatcgtgtaaacggggcctgaggcagaaacaggaacagacaaacaaacctcCAAGAGAGAAGCTTCCAACAATAAGGACACAACAGGAACTGACAATATACACACCACGGATGGAGAGAAATGGAAACAGCTGGGCAGGAcccacaggaagcaaaactaaatccAAAGCACAAGAACCAAGCatactatcaaaataaaacaggaagtggcaaaCACCGAGATCAAGTCTCAGATACATGAACCAGTGgaggctccagaaatatttttctgcaggtgctcaGGGGcagctaagcattttactgagggtgctatgaaggatcatttgttctttcacttcagttcaattcaggtGCTATGACTTgcagggggagctatagcaccccccCTGGCGCCGCCACTGACATGCACTTGACACAAGACGGGGGAGAGGAGAACTTGAtcaatgcaaacacacagtgaaagaTAATAATCAAAACTGAAGGAAGAATACAAACAGCAAAAACTACCAAAAAACTCTGAACACTGGCTAAGGGGAACCAGGACACGCTCTCATCATTGGTTAAAATTCATGTGAATTTTTGATCTAGCACAATGAAATCCTCTGTATAAATATCATCATCTGATCATGTGGATCtcagttttaaattaaaattttaatcatattttacagtttttaaaagccaacaaaattaatttctagtctttgtgatcTAGTTTATGATGGAGTGTCACAACATTGGGTGGTTTTTGTTGCATCGCAGCATCGGCacacagaagtgtgtgtgtgtgtgtgtgtgtgtgtgtgtgtgtgtgtgtgtgtgtgtgtgtgtgtgtgtgtgtgtgtgtgttggggggacTTCTAGTTTCTAATGGCGGTGACcagtgcacacatgcacacattcaagTCATTCACATTCTCACAGCCTCACAAACCATGTAAATACTCTTCTCCTGAATATTAATAttggaacatttttaaatgcttgtttttttgcccCTGGTGTCCTCGGTACTCTGAAGTGAGATTGTAATAAATGGGAACCGAGAGACCGAAACACTGCTCATCAGTGCAGCTTAGCTACTGTCTGATACCTGGGGGTTAGCAAAGGCAGGCTAACTCTCTGGATAATAAATCGGACGATCTGCACGCACGCCTAGCTGAACAACGCTACGCACAGGACTGCTCCATACTGAGCTTCTGTGAAACGTGGCTTGGTAAGGATACACCGGACGAGTCCAGAACACCTGCAGGCTACACCATGGTCAGGGCCGACCGGGATGCGACGAAGAGCGCTAAGACCCGCGGAGGTGAACGGCAGTCATTGTAAAGCAATCCTGGTGCACCGACTGCCAAGTTACATCACAGTTCTGTTCAGAAGATGTGGAATATCTGACTTTAAAGTGCAGACCATTTTAtttacccagagaactgcaccgtatcattgtgtgtgtggtgtatgcccccccccccctcagctaGAGAGGAGGCTGCACTGACTGAACTGCACAACATGATAAATGGACATGAAAAAACTCATCCCAACAGTGCACTTATCATCCTTGGGGACTTCAATCACTGCAATCTCAGGAAATATTTGCCAAAACTGCACCAGTTTGTGAATTTACCGACcaggggaaaaaacacagtAAACCACTGGTACTCTAACATCAGAAATGCATACAAAGCTGAGCCCAAACCCCACTTCGGCAAATCTGATCATCTGGCAATCCTTCTGAAACCCACGTACATCAAACGGCTGAAAGCTGACCCAGTCATAATCAGAACCACCAACACCTGGTCTGACAGTGCACTGGCAAATCTGGAGAGCTGTCCAGAGCTAACAGATATGACAGTATTCAAAGAAGCCACAGCCAGTATACATGAGAGACAGTCAGTGATTACATCAGCTGGTGCACGTCCATTTGTGTTCCCTCCACATCTGTCCCTGTTTTCCCCAATCAAAAACCATGGTTTAATGCAGATGTCTGTAGTAAAATCAGGAATAGACATGAGGCGTACAAGTCAAGAGACAGCAAAAAATACAAGTGGGACCGCTACGAGCTGCATAAATCCATCAGAGCTGCTTAAAGGGCTTACTCCCCAAAACTTGAAGGCTTCTACCAAGACAACAACACATGTAGTATGTGGCAGGGAATCCAATCTGTCACTAACTACAGGAGAAACATGGTTATGGAAATCAGAGACAACACCCTTCCAGACTGTCtcaacagcttttatgccagattTGACAGACTTAACACAGACTCTTCCACAAAAGTCCCCTGTAACCCAGATGATTCTGTCATTCAGGTGTCACACACTCAGGTTTGAGGGCTTTGAAACAGGTGAACCCCCGGAGAGCAGCAGGTCCagacggtctcatgcagagtcCTAAAAGGCCTGTGCAGAACAACTGGCAGGTGTGTACACCGATATATTCAACGCCTCTCTTGCACTGACAATAGTTCCACGTATCTTCAAATCCTCCACCATCATCCCCGTATTTAAGAAACCAGGTGCATTCACCCTGAACGACTTCAGACCAGTGGCACTCACACCAGTTGCCATGAAATGTCTGGAAAAGCTGGTGCTCAAACATCTCAACTCCATGATGCCAAAAATTCTTAAATTTGCCTATCGTCCAAACAGATCAGTGGATGATGCGGTAGCCATAGCCCTCCACCACACCCTCCAACACCTGGACCACAGCAGAACGTATATCAGGATGCTTTTCCTCGACTAAACCTCTGCCTTCAATACCATCCGACCAGGAAAGCTGATTGGAAAACTGTCCGACCTGGGGGTCCCGACCCCCACCTGCAACTGGTTTCTGGATTTCCTCACAGACAGTCACAGGTTGTACGGATGGGAGGAAGGGTCTCTGCTGAGCTCACAATCAGCACCGGATCACCACAGGGCTGCTGCCAAACTCTTCACTGTATACACCCATGACTGTGTATCCAACATGGAcaacaccatcatcatcaaataCGCTGACGACACCACCATCCTGGGCCTCATCAAGGGTGGGGACAAGACCGGGTACAGGGCGGTGGTCGACACTTTCTTATGGAGAGGAAAATAACCTCATCCTCAACATAGAAAAGACTACAGAGATCATCACTGACTTCAGGAAGAAAGCCCCTCAACTGCACCCCCCTCGCCATCAGGGGCACTGAAGTGCAGAGAGTGGACAGCCACAAGTTCCTTGGCCTTCACGTATCATCTGACCTGAGCTGGTCTACGAagactgcagccactgtgaaaAAGGCTCAGAAGCGACTGCACTTCATCAGGCTGCTCAGGAAGGCTGGGCTGAGCTGCCGCCCCCTCACACAAGCCTACAGAGGCCTGGTGGAGAGCATCCTCACCACTGGCATCTCAGTGTGGTATGGCAACACCACTCAGGCTGAGAGGAAGGCTCTGCAGAGAGTCgtgaaaactgctgaaaacattATCAGGACTAAACTCCCATCAGTGGACACAATTTACACACAATGATGCAAAAAGAGGGCACAGCACATAATCAGAGACCCATACCAccctgcccactttctcctcaggcccaaacacacaacaaacagcctGAGGAAAAGATGAGCAGACAGCATCATCACACACAGAACTAGATTCTGCAAAAGCTTCTTCCCTGCCAcagtcagactgatggcagagCAAAGGACTGCTCACAGCCAAAATCCACTGTGCAGCACTCCTCACACAGCTAAAACCTCATGTgcaacattttctttatttattcacttattAAAATAACACTTGTTGGTGCAATATCTGTCAGGTGTGCATGTGCAATTTATACTGTGTTCTTTGTAACACTAAGTGTGCAATAACCGCTGTTCAGTATCCATCAACCTtccatcttttgtatttttgtatatgtgtgtatatacatatatatatgtaaatatttacatattttattctataccttttatattttatttttatttttttattattattttttttattctacacTCCTACCCAAAAGCTCTGCACAAGAATTCCTATGGACCCAAACCTTGCGTGTGAGTACAAACGGCAAATAAAGTCTGGAAGTCTTGAAGGTCATGTTTGTGGAGGGTGTCACTGTGATCACGCAGCCTGTGACGAAGAGGAAGTGATCCTTCTTCTTCTCAGGCAATTTCTGATTCATATAATAAGAAATTGTGAAGAAGCGCCATTCATATATAAATATGATGTCACTGCCGTACAGCATAATGATCATAATTTATCACTGCAGAAAATCTCCTGATCATCTCTGAACTATAATGTATTCAGGAATCTTACAAGAGTAATTGGTGGTACCCAAAATCTGGGCTGCTGTGGCCATCCAGACACGGATATCCCAAAACACCGTCGCTGGATCAACGAGAGTGTTTCCTCAGCACACTGAGAGCGTATCTGTGGAGCTCGCTCGAAATCACAGTAAAGAAAATGCTTTATTTCAGTACAAACACTACAGGTTGTAGTATCAGTGTGGTTTTCAGTCAGTCACACAAAATGAATCAAAATAGTTTTTAATGAACTCCAGTatcactgctttttaaaatcaataGATCATTAACGTCGTCTCTTGGTTGGTGTGTTCGATTCCTGCCCTCGTTTCCTCTTCGGTGCTCCGGCTCCTTTGGCCTCCTTCTGGTGTCCTGTTGATTAATGGAGGAAATACAAAGTGTGAACATGAATAAAAGCTTTCACTGCATGTTCAGCATAAATCTGTTGGTCTGTGCACCACCGACAGCAGAATGAGTTAGACTGTAACTGAACTGTGATCTGAGCTGTTCAGGAGGGTTTGATCCTTTAATAGGATTAATAGTGTTGAAATGCATTGTTATTAAACAGGAACTATCTCAAGTATAAATACAGTAGGAGTCAGTGAGCACCTTTCCCCTGAGCCCGTCCTTTCCTGGATGCTGTGGTTGTGGGCTGAGGCGGTGCCGCCCTTCTCTGCCTCCCCGCTCTGGTCTTCAGCTCCACCTCCACGGGGTAATGGTCGCTGATGCTGAGAGCCTTGGAGAGCACATGAAGCTGAATGACAAACTGATGCGGTCctttaaaatgctgcaaaatgtaAATCATTTCCATCTTTGAGCTCAAACGCAAACACGAGTGAGTCTCACCTCTTCATCGCTCAGCTTGAACTCTTTCTGGAAGTTGAAGGACTTGGCCGAGCCGGGGACGACGGCCTCCAGCACGGTCTCTCCGTACACCACAATCCTGTTTGAGGAAGACCACCCgcttttctttaaaatggtTAAGAAGGtcacttcatcttttacatCATTTACAGTGTGCAGATAGTATCCTCTCAGCCTCAGTGGTACTTACAAGTTTTTAAGcattacacaaacatttataAACTCAGGCAGGAAAAACCCAGAAATGCTGCTGAGCAAAAACCTCTGAAAATTGTGTTATAGTGTGTGTCACCTGTCGTAGGTGTTGTCATTTTTGTTGCTAGCTGTGGTGTCAACATCATCACCAATGAGCCACTTGTAGGGAGGAGAGTAGATGCGAATCTTCTCCTTCCCCTTCTTGGAGAGATATTGTCCATCTGCATTAAAGTCCCCCAGAATCATAATGTTCTacaggagaaaaataaatgctgtggTCAGCAGACAGATTATGACACGATGCTGTGCAGAGCTGGCAGAGTAATGACTGACCGCCGCTCTGTGAGCGTTCCTGGGCATTATTACTTCAGTGGAAGAAGCTCGCTGAGAGCCACAGAAACAATCGTGATGTGAGAGCTGAGCGACTGCAGCGCTTTGCTGCACCTGAAGCCTTTCTTGGAAAATGAGGTCCTGCTGCATGAGAACATATTCTGATCTACAAGGCAGCAAATCCCAGGTGGTTTCACCCTCTCATTCCTCCCGTTGCAGGAGAGGTGCACGGCAGCTCGTCTCTGAGGTTCATGATAGAAATCAAATTGAATCGGAGTGAATTTGAAATCAAACAGTGAAACTTACATCGGTTTTCCACTTCTTCCTGACTGCTTCAACCACATCGTGCAGCTCGTCCAGCTCCTTCAGAGCGTCTTTGGGCTTTGTGTGCACCGGGATCAGGACCAGATCATCCACAGCTGGAAGAGCACACAGGCAAAGAGGCCTAAACAAAAAGTGCACCTGCACAGACGGTCTGAATATCAGATTTACAGCCGTTCCACCATCACGGTGCAGAGGTCAGTTTGCTGATGTCACATGCTGATTTTGACCCGCGAAGCCTCGGCTTCATGAAGCCTCAGAATAAATGTCTCGGTCTCGAGTTGGTTCTTTGGAGCCATATTTGGATCACAAGGTGGTGCGCTATGTTATCAGCTATCGCTGTCAAGCTCAGGTAACAGGCTGCATCCATAACACGTACAAAGATACCTGCTAATGTGGTGCATAACAGGTTGAATTCCTTTCAGTTATGTAATTATGTCATTCTACTCCTTATATTCCATAACATAATTGTAGTGATATCGTCACTATGTTGCCAAATGTGCAGTAGGCATGTAAAGAGCAGAACTGGGTAATACAAGTGTGATGTGCACTGTCATGTAATCTCTTAGTGCTCCAGTAGGGGGACCCACAGCTTCGTTTCCTCACTGAGAACTGCGTGTTGctgcttcatccatccatcactaTTTCCCCAGTTTAGGGCACAACACTGATCGGTGCTGTGTAACCAACCAATCAAACACCAGGATTTCAGTCATCAACACTGGAGCACACACTTACTGCACACAAATGTtccaaaaaccaacaacaacacaaacactgtcgACACAACCGGTTCAGTGACTCCAGTGAGTGAGGTGAAGTCTGGGAGACGCCtgtgagctacagccacctgtgctGGGACACCTGCCAATCAAAgtctccaggtgagtgagctaTAAAAGACATATTAAAGTTATGAAAGCAGTTCACCTCCTGTACCGATGTTATGAAGGAGAAAACTGTCCACAGAGGTTCAAACTGTTTATTGTAGCAGGCTGCAAACATGCTGCGTTCTGCTGTAAATTTGGTACTCTGAAGTGAGATTGTAATAATCCATGTGTCAGCCTGGGAGGGGGCTGCTTACTGAAAGCGTTACTGAAACACAGTAAAACAAACCTGTGGTGGGACAATCGAAGCGCAGGATGAAGGGCTCTCTGGCGAAGGCGTCTTCATCTTCAGCCTGATTATCTTCATACTGGTAGGTATCCATCTGGTTTACTTCATCGAGTCTGAGAGACGTGCATGAAATGAGACATTTATTCAGGCCACAGACCACACATTTGGTGTAAAACTCACACATTGGTTCACACAAATTAAACTCTAATCCACAAATGAGTGAGATGTTTTTCCAGTTCAATGATAACAATGGTTTCATTGGAAGTGTATAAATACTTCTGTATTACAGTGAACCTGGACTCACACACCTGTAAAAACAGACATACTGCTCCCTGTAGGTGTCTCGTCCCAGTCGGCGGCTGGCAATCTTTGAGTAGGGATGGTTTCTGTTAGCGCTGAGAAGcaacataaaaatacaatttcctGTCAGGTTACATGAAAATATTGtaaacacatccatccatccatccatccatccatcttcttcttctgcttatgggtcacaggggtcagccacctcttccagctcatctggggggaccccaaggcgttctgaaacaagctgagagatataatctctccagcgtgtcctgggtctgccccgggacCTCCTCCTGGTAAGGACAcacccggaacacctcaccaggaggcacccaggaggcatcctagtcagatgctcaaaccacctcaactgtctcctttcaatgtggaggagcagcagctctactttgaggcCCTAGGAGCCCCTCCCTCCTAGCCTGTGAATGTTTCAGGCAGAGCAGCCCTACTCATcaacattttattgttatgctcaataaacaaggtcaggtcaataaagatgttgtttgttcaatatgtatgtttgtgtgttggtctttcaagctttgataatattccataacttttaataaatgtttaattttgtgtaagtgtgtataatgactaattcaagggaactgaagaaaaagcatttacattttacattttatattttagtcgactgaatcgactgtagatttagtcgactgtaTTCTTTCCATAATTAGCCAACTAAAATTAGATAAAACTAGATCaaataaaactattcagattaacaaattatgactaaaactaaatcagaatttgctgtcaaaattaaccaccagctggtgatcagttgacagctcagctcctcgcTTCACCGAGTCTCCAGAACATTCGGCCACAGATCTGacgatatgattacaaaatcgatcatcgacctgtgacctagggtgtcctggtgccacgttcacttatggacatccttatgtttgaacatggtgttcattatggacaaactttggtttgcacagaagtccaataacacaACACTGTTCAGGTTCAGaccgggcaggccgttcctcccagtcacgcccctccaggtctcactgtcattccccacatgagcgttgaagtctcccagcaggacgacggagtcaccagatggagcaccctcaagcaccccgcccagtgactccaagaagggtgggtactccgaactgtcatttggtgcatacGTTTGCTTACTCATGGGGACGTTGGGAAAGTTTGCGGGAAACTCACTCGGCTTTGTTCACTTCTTTCAGTAACGTTTCCATGGCTTTGCCGCTCTTATCCACCACCTCCAGCATGAACACCACACTGTACCGAGATATGATCTGGAGGAAACACATCATTAAAATGCTGCACATTTTATCATTGATCTCCATCGGAGCTCTGTGGTGAAATCATTATTACCTTGGTGAGGTGTTTGATGACATTCTTGTCACGGACTTTTTTCTGTCCCAGGTTCTTCCCGTTAAAGGCTGCTATCTTCATCCTGACTGGATCCTGACAGAGAGAAGATACAGGGTGAGACATTTTGTTCAAACTGCTGCAGAAACCAAACTGAGGAAGAAAATGAGGAAGTGCAGCAGAAAAAGGAGAAATTGAGGTGAAGGAGGAGAAGCTACAGAGCCAACACTGGAAAAACTGCGGCTGGTTATTTTGCAGCATAAAATAAGTCACTGCTTACGCTCCACCTTCCCAGGTGAAGCTCTGTACtcaacagcagaggaacatCTGGAAATGAAAATGGAGAAGTTCCAGAaaatgcagttcctctaatgcaGTTTCTCACTGCAATAAGTGTGATTTTAACCTTTGAACCTGAGATTAAGTAAACTTGGACACGACGAGTGGGAACGAGGACCCAGAAGAGACTTTATGAATGATGAGTTTTAGaagtcatgtttttaatgcttggGAAATATGGCAGCAAATGAAAAATACGAGAGGCTTCCAGTGTTTTCTTCGGTTCACTCACTTCTGTTCCACAATGTCTGAACtggattttattaaaaaaggaaaaaggaggagCTTCAGgtaaaacagcagctgcaggaagGTCAAGTTCTGTGTTTAGAACATGTTAGTGAAACAGGTCCTCTGATTCTGCACTGCGGTCCGACCCTGAAGAGTTCACCCTTACAGACCGCTGGTCCAGTCCATCCGAGTGTTGACCTACAGCTGATGTTAATAAATGTATGATTAATGCTTAATGAGGTTCCAGAGAGCAGGGATTGCGTGTTTTGGGGTTTCACAACAGATCTCCTCTCGCACACGATCATGTCCATGAAAATCTAACAGCCGAAATGATTTCAATACGTCTGATTGAAGTGAAAATGAACTTTCTGGAGCTGTTGATGTAATTAGTCTGTTGAACACGGTCCTCACTGCTTTATCAGACAGACATCCTCATAACTGCCATTTTCTAATTACCAACATCAAATTTAGAGACAAACATGACAAACTGCTCAGTGCTAACGACTCCGAGCATGCAAAGCAGTGGGAGGAGCTTTGCCACCCTCAGTGACACGGCAGCTCAGGTGAGTTACAATCTTATGACACACACCCCGTCCCCGTTTGTTAGCTGAGAATAAACCGATTCTAACGGCTCTGTTATTTGGTAGATTGTGGGTGCAAATATGATGTGTTTGCCTCAGGAAAATTAATCAAATATGAGATTAAAACTGAGGGTATTTTTACTGCTGAATGTCTCCACCGGTCACATTTGACCCAAACAGGAAGTGCAAGTTAATAAAAGTATCAGCACCTAAATTACTGCAATGTAGCAAAAGGAAAAGTGCTATTTATGCAGCATGGAACAGAAATACTTTATTACTGATGCATATTACATAGTATTTTGAACTCCTTTAAAAAGAGCACTTTGTGGTACTTTACAGTGCTGGATAATATTTAATGAGATAATGGCAGttcaaacatttttacctgTGCAGAATGAATGCAGTCTACTCCACCTGAAAGGAAAGAAACACATCAGAACAAATAAGTCATTCACTGTTTGATTGTATTGGAATGAAAACCTCTTTAACTGAGTTTAAGTAACGGCCGAGATTCCCGCACATCAAATGTTTTATAGAAATCAAACCTTCAGCTCTTTGTTCAGTCGATGTCTCCAGCTTTCACTCTGAGGATCTCAAAGTGAAACTAAGGACCTGGTTTCCTTCTTTATAGTGACGAGCGCGGGCTGACAGAAGCTTTCAGTTCAGCAAAATGAAAAAGTCAGACTCACCGTGTGGCTGAGCGTCTGCGAGCACAGTCAACAACAGGTCGAGCTGCTCATGTGTCAGCATGCAGGCTGGAGCTGcttctgcacaaacacactgagtaACAGGAAGTtttcagccacacacacacacacacacacacacacacacagtttccatAGAGCATATTCAAACCACACCACGCCCGTCTGTCTGTTATCAGCTGCGGTGTTTCCTGTGCCTACAGCTGAGGGGTTATCACCAGCACACAGTGCGCCGCTGCGCTCTCCAGAGGGGCGCATCTCCAGCAACAAACTGGAGCCAGTGCAGTGACGTCAGgggtcaggggaggcaggtgaggcactgcctcacctgtcatcatgGCAAGCAAAATACTAACAatgataaaagaaaatgcatttgaccacttgactgttctataaaactgttttctgaattatttcaacactttaatggtcaaaatcgctgaatttgcGCATCGCCTGTTCAAACATAGAAGACATGCGGGGtgaggcagtgcagtgctgcggctcacctctggtggcgctgtgtcacatacaataatGAAGCAGGCGGTTggcgcatgcccattgctgtctctctttatatcgccattatacatgtttgattacacatgctgatgttccacagtctgtctaatatactgaatgaatgtgtgtgacatgtttattctttgtgatcggtcataaatgcacgGTGAAAAACACGGGGGGAGGCAGGAAGTACcgtttcttcagttctcaaccaaatggtggagagatcCAGGTGCGGgtctgggtctctccaccatttggttgagaactgaaatgtcttcaagaaactagAACAAGTctagtcgccttttttcaagctccagagaaaacgatgtgtaaaccatgtggggcgactatctcggataaaaacaccacaaatcttaaacagcatctgcaaaccagtcacccagatctccatgcaaaggtcagcattttaatgtcatgcagggtaaagtgtttttcccagtttgtgttcagagaaaatctccacaccgcggtggattagcctttataatcttagtcctgaacactgccctgtacctgtcagagcgtcctgctgtaaaacgctggattatctcagtaaggtggtgttaatgatcaggtgtgtggaagcaggtgaaacactaatgttaatattattaataatattccataacttttaataaatgtttaattttgtgtaagtgtgtataattcaagggaactgaagaaaaagcatttacattttacattttatattttagttgattaaatcgactgtagatttagtcgactatattcttaccataattcatcgactaaaactaaaactattcagatactaaattatgactaaaactaaatcaaaatctgctgtcaaaattaacactgcatcaCACGTCACTGAGCCAGTGCTCaagaaacctgcagttcctcctgTGGCCACTTGAGGTTGGTTTCAAAGGTGAGTCAATCCCCACAGACTCAAATGATGAACTTTACATCATTAATAACTAATTAAATTTTACAGCCTGGAACAAAAAGACATCTTAATCTTTATGGATATTTTCCCAGAACAGATGAAGGCTGAGGAGGAGAACTCGCTTCTGTTAATCTAAGACAGGAGATAAGCTCCTCTGGATCTCAGGATGTGCTGCATGGTGACTAAAACATGCTTCACCGATACAAGCAGCTTATGTGAATACATGACTCGAATCTCAGAGGGGAAATATGATCTTGACAGATTTGCACAGCATTTTAAGTCCGTGTTGGAGATTTCCCACGCTCTCAATGTAACGCAGAAGCCTCGACTTCATCTGCGGGCGCTAGCAGTGATCAGGTAataaaaagagatggagagaaaactgTTGATACTGGAGCAGTTTACAGAAACTTCATGACATGGACCGTGTCA
Protein-coding sequences here:
- the LOC115780329 gene encoding deoxyribonuclease-1-like isoform X1; amino-acid sequence: MLTHEQLDLLLTVLADAQPHGGVDCIHSAQDPVRMKIAAFNGKNLGQKKVRDKNVIKHLTKIISRYSVVFMLEVVDKSGKAMETLLKEVNKADANRNHPYSKIASRRLGRDTYREQYVCFYRLDEVNQMDTYQYEDNQAEDEDAFAREPFILRFDCPTTAVDDLVLIPVHTKPKDALKELDELHDVVEAVRKKWKTDNIMILGDFNADGQYLSKKGKEKIRIYSPPYKWLIGDDVDTTASNKNDNTYDRIVVYGETVLEAVVPGSAKSFNFQKEFKLSDEEALSISDHYPVEVELKTRAGRQRRAAPPQPTTTASRKGRAQGKGHQKEAKGAGAPKRKRGQESNTPTKRRR
- the LOC115780329 gene encoding deoxyribonuclease-1-like isoform X2 produces the protein MKIAAFNGKNLGQKKVRDKNVIKHLTKIISRYSVVFMLEVVDKSGKAMETLLKEVNKADANRNHPYSKIASRRLGRDTYREQYVCFYRLDEVNQMDTYQYEDNQAEDEDAFAREPFILRFDCPTTAVDDLVLIPVHTKPKDALKELDELHDVVEAVRKKWKTDNIMILGDFNADGQYLSKKGKEKIRIYSPPYKWLIGDDVDTTASNKNDNTYDRIVVYGETVLEAVVPGSAKSFNFQKEFKLSDEEALSISDHYPVEVELKTRAGRQRRAAPPQPTTTASRKGRAQGKGHQKEAKGAGAPKRKRGQESNTPTKRRR